Proteins encoded within one genomic window of Balaenoptera musculus isolate JJ_BM4_2016_0621 chromosome 12, mBalMus1.pri.v3, whole genome shotgun sequence:
- the LOC118905404 gene encoding proteasome maturation protein, translated as MGSQSKLKVNARGLGSQLKDSIPVTELSASGPFESHDLLRKGFSCVKNELLPSHPLELSEKNFQLNQDKMSFSTLRNIQGLFAPLKLQMEFKAVQQVQRLPFLPSSNLSLDILRGNDETTGFEDILNDPSQSELMGEPHLMVEYKLGLL; from the coding sequence atgggttCGCAGAGCAAGTTGAAGGTGAATGCCAGAGGACTTGGATCTCAGCTAAAGGACAGTATTCCAGTTACTGAACTTTCAGCAAGTGGACCTTTTGAAAGTCATGATCTTCTTCGAAAAGGTTTTTCTTGTGTGAAAAATGAACTTTTGCCCAGTCATCCTCTtgaattatcagaaaaaaatttccagctCAACCAAGATAAAATGAGCTTTTCCACACTGAGAAACATCCAGGGTCTATTTGCTCCACTAAAACTACAAATGGAATTCAAGGCAGTGCAGCAGGTTCAGCgtcttccatttcttccaagcTCAAACCTTTCACTGGATATCTTGAGGGGTAATGATGAGACTACTGGATTTGAAGATATTCTTAATGACCCGTCACAAAGTGAACTAATGGGAGAACCACATTTGATGGTTGAATATAAGCTCGGTTTACTGTAA